ATCCGACAGCCGGACCTCGCCGCGGTGGTTGCGGTACCGCGTGGTGAGCTCGAGCTGTCTCGGCCCGGCTTCGGCGTCCCGACTCACCCCGATCCGGTACCGGAAGTCGGCTGACTCGCCTGGATCCAGCGACCCGACCGCGTACTGGGTCTCCCGCGGGAACAGGTTCGCCACGTCGCTGTCGTACAGGACGACCACGTTCTCGACAGGGCGCTCGCCCGTGTTGGTCACGGTCCCCTCGAGGGTTCCGTCCTCGCCGACGTGCAGCGAGCTTTCGATGTCGTCGACGGCGAACGTCTGCTCTGGAAGGGGACGCAGGCCGACCGTCCGGGTGCGGGGGGTGAGGTCGTTGTCGTCGGCGTCGCGGCTCTCGACGGTCACGTCGACGGTGTAGTTGCGCTCGAGCGCGTCGTCGGTCGCGCCGCTGCGGTAGTACAGCGTCGCCGTCTCGCCGGCCTCCCACTCGCCCACGAACGCCTCCGATGTCGGCGACCCCGTGCCCTCGGGTTCGAACGTGAACTCCCCGGCGGTGATGGGCTCGCCGGCGGTGCCGGAACCGAACACGATCGCCTGATCGGCCGCCGAAACCGTGACCGCAGCCTCGTTGACGTCCCACGGACCGTCGTTGCGAACCTGGATCTCGAGCACGCCGTCGTCGCCCACTGCGACGTCGTGGTCCATGTCCACGACCTGGTACCGCTGTTTGGCCAGCGGCTGTACCCCGGTCCGGAGGCTGCGTTCGAACGCCTCGTCGTCGGCGGTGCGGTACGCGACGTCGACGTCGACCGCGTAGAACTTCTCGATCGCTTCCTCGGTCGTGCCCGCCCGGAATTCGACGGTTCTGGTCTCGCCCGGTTCCCACTCGCCGACGAACGTCTCCGAACTGGGCCCCCCGGAGCCGAAGAAGACGTCCTGATCCTGCGCAGTCGCCGTGACGGACGCCTCCTGGATCGACTCGCTTCCGGCGTTTCTGATCTCGAGAGACAGCGTCCCCGACTCGTCGACGCCGATCGAGTGGTCGAGTTCCTCGATCCGGAACTGATGAGCGGGGTGTGGTCGAACCGCCGTCCGGACCGACCGGGCCAGCCGTTCGCCGTCCTCGGTGTCGTACTCGAGATCGAGAGTCACGGTGTAGAACGTCCGGATCGCCTCGGGAGTCGTCCCCCCGCGGAACGCGATCGTCTTCGTCTCGCCGGCCTCCCACTCGCCCACGAACGTCTCCGAACTGGGGCCGCCGGAGCCGAAGAAGAAGTCCTGATCCTGCCCCGTCGCCGTCGCCACGACGTCGTCGATGTCCTCGCTTCCCGTGTTCTCGACCTCGAACTCGACGAGCCCGGTTCCGCCGATCCCGACGTCGTGTGTCACGTTCGTGACCTCGAACCGGGCTTCGTCCTCGACTTCGACCGTCATCCGGAACGTCTCCGACCGCTCGCGGACGTCCTCGTCGAAGTCGGCGTCCCCGTCGTCGTAATAC
The Halalkaliarchaeum desulfuricum DNA segment above includes these coding regions:
- a CDS encoding COG1361 S-layer family protein; amino-acid sequence: MSSPWRRGVVGAVATVVFLSVVIAVVGIGLGSGVGVVEANETRSGVVQGSANLDVTLPDNRVAAGETDTLEFFIANDGEVESTGEHPSEAIDRATEARSVRIDIDDTRGAPIDVRTGEQFVGTIEDGESSGPHAFEVFVEEDADPGEYTIDVEVTYRDAQFVYYTYYDDGDADFDEDVRERSETFRMTVEVEDEARFEVTNVTHDVGIGGTGLVEFEVENTGSEDIDDVVATATGQDQDFFFGSGGPSSETFVGEWEAGETKTIAFRGGTTPEAIRTFYTVTLDLEYDTEDGERLARSVRTAVRPHPAHQFRIEELDHSIGVDESGTLSLEIRNAGSESIQEASVTATAQDQDVFFGSGGPSSETFVGEWEPGETRTVEFRAGTTEEAIEKFYAVDVDVAYRTADDEAFERSLRTGVQPLAKQRYQVVDMDHDVAVGDDGVLEIQVRNDGPWDVNEAAVTVSAADQAIVFGSGTAGEPITAGEFTFEPEGTGSPTSEAFVGEWEAGETATLYYRSGATDDALERNYTVDVTVESRDADDNDLTPRTRTVGLRPLPEQTFAVDDIESSLHVGEDGTLEGTVTNTGERPVENVVVLYDSDVANLFPRETQYAVGSLDPGESADFRYRIGVSRDAEAGPRQLELTTRYRNHRGEVRLSDPTDVFATVQPHRDEFALRPAEATLEPGETTRIAIEIENTYDQTLRNVRAKLFTNSPLSSDDDEAFLTEIAPGETETIVFEVSASGGAVAKTYPVSIDFRYDDERDETKLSDTYRVPVEVVEPADPLVPLWLVVLLLVIAAAAGWRYRERLPDRDQLREEWERLRRRDVRSEGEPGITGTFSRLFDEGSESGDEGDLPDEGDGDDTESPFDHR